A stretch of Coregonus clupeaformis isolate EN_2021a unplaced genomic scaffold, ASM2061545v1 scaf0135, whole genome shotgun sequence DNA encodes these proteins:
- the LOC121531533 gene encoding testin: MEVEKEIKKMSLGHEIGAGAACLKCKDKCEGFELHFWRKICRNCKCGLADHDVQMNSEDNRKVGKLFEDTKYTGLVAKLKTDSVPTCKDNQVTFSISASPMSATTVPNSPHTVPANAGYGAGARAGAGAGSGARNGAGAGAGAGYGASAWASAGPATMPKPGAIRPNAVSANVVPVRKDAVPMKSVTYEWAPPGVKQYMAVRYIELLPPERRPIAGTEGAAYRRQQMAVQLPEHDQDPAKCHELTPAEVKEMQQFVRKYKDEALGVGDIKLPGEMMMGQCLGQERGPGQRAPGMGETVMGEPEMGAPGMAEHQGMARAPGRGSSIGYGSALADGPRAGVRPGAGGAFGPGRRSRPGAGGALGPAGPVQPRMGAKGYPGAGKGAPEDMGTAATATAGEMGTPGAPGAYLAEPYGQYSCHQCQLPMRQGEPAVYAERAGYDKLWHPACFVCCTCSELLVDMIYFWKKGQLYCGRHYGDSEKPRCGGCDELIFSNEYTQAEDQNWHLKHFCCFNCDCVLAGETYVMENNKPVCKPCYMKSHAVVCTACQNPMEPEAQRVSYGEFHWHAEPQCFQCSCCAKCLIGERFMAIQGMLFCSVECKKKTIT; the protein is encoded by the exons ATGGAGGTAGAAAAGGAAATAAAGAAG ATGAGCCTGGGCCACGAGATTGGTGCTGGAGCCGCATGCCTGAAATGCAAGGACAAATGCGAGGGGTTCGAGCTGCACTTCTGGAG AAAAATCTGCCGGAACTGTAAGTGTGGCCTGGCGGACCACGATGTTCagatgaactctgaggataacaGGAAGGTTGGCAAGCTGTTTGAGGACACCAAGTACACGGGTCTCGTCGCCAAGCTCAAGACAGACAGCGTCCCCACATGCAAGGACAACCAGGTCACCTTCTCCATCTCCGCCAGCCCCATGTCAGCCACCACTGTACCAAACAGTCCCCACACTGTGCCAGCCAATGCTGGCTATGGTGCTGGGGCCAGGGCTGGGGCCGGAGCTGGGTCTGGTGCTAGGAATggtgctggggctggggctggggccggTTATGGGGCCAGTGCTTGGGCCAGTGCTGGGCCCGCTACCATGCCCAAACCAGGGGCAATCAGACCCAATGCTGTGTCAGCCAATGTCGTGCCAGTAAGGAAGGATGCCGTGCCCATGAAATCTGTCACCTACGAGTGGGCACCACCAGGGGTCAAACAGTATATG GCGGTCCGCTACATTGAGCTCCTGCCCCCAGAGAGGCGTCCCATAGCGGGCACAGAGGGTGCAGCCTACCGCCGGCAACAGATGGCAGTGCAGCTACCGGAGCATGACCAGGACCCGGCCAAGTGCCACGAGCTGACCCCCGCAGAGGTCAAAGAGATGCAGCAGTTCGTCCGCAAGTACAAGGACGAGGCCCTGGGAGTGGGAGACATCAAGCTGCCTGGGGAGATGATGATGGGACAGTGTCTGGGTCAAGAGAGAGGTCCAGGACAGAGAGCACCAGGGATGGGAGAAACAGTGATGGGAGAACCAGAGATGGGAGCACCAGGGATGGCAGAACACCAAGGGATGGCAAGAGCCCCAGGTCGTGGGTCAAGTATTGGCTATGGGTCTGCCCTGGCTGATGGCCCTAGGGCTGGAGTTAGGCCTGGGGCTGGGGGAGCCTTTGGGCCTGGTCGTCGGTCTAGACCCGGGGCTGGGGGTGCACTCGGGCCAGCAGGACCAGTTCAGCCTAGGATGGGGGCTAAGGGTTACCCTGGGGCAGGAAAGGGTGCACCAGAAGACATGGGTACTGCTGCAACTGCTACCGCTGGGGAAATGGGCACTCCGGGAGCCCCTGGAGCTTACCTGGCTGAGCCCTATGGACAGTAC TCGTGCCACCAGTGCCAGCTGCCCATGCGTCAGGGTGAGCCTGCGGTGTACGCAGAGCGTGCTGGCTACGACAAGCTGTGGCATCCGGCCTGCTTTGTGTGCTGTACCTGCTCAGAGCTCCTGGTGGACATGATCTACTTCTGGAAGAAGGGACAGCTCTACTGCGGACGCCACTACGGAGACAGTGAGAAGCCCCGCTGTGGAGGCTGTGACGAG ctgatctTCAGTAATGAGTACACACAGGCCGAGGACCAGAACTGGCACCTGAAACACTTCTGCTGCTTCAACTGTGACTGTGTTCTGGCTGGAGAGACCTACGTTATGGAGAACAACAAGCCTGTCTGCAAGCCCTGCTACATGAAGAGCCACGCAGTG GTATGTACGGCCTGTCAGAACCCAATGGAGCCCGAGGCCCAGCGTGTATCTTACGGGGAGTTCCACTGGCACGCTGAGCCCCAGTGCTTCCAGTGCTCCTGCTGTGCTAAGTGTCTCATTGGAGAGCGCTTTATGGCCATACAGGGCATGCTCTTCTGCTCTGTCGAGTGCAAGAAGAAGACCATTACCTAA